Below is a window of Podospora pseudocomata strain CBS 415.72m chromosome 1 map unlocalized CBS415.72m_1.2, whole genome shotgun sequence DNA.
GGGTCATCCCCGCCCCGGTGTTTGCCAACGCTGCGTTACTCGGTGCCATCATCGCCGCGCTGTGGAGGAAGTACAACATGCGCACATGGGACATTTACGGCTATGCTGTGGCAGCTGGTGAGTTATTTTTAGTGTTTGGTTTCATAACATGTGACTGACTGTGTTGTCAAACAGGTTTCATTGCCGGCGAGggtcttggtggtgttgtcggcgCTGTCCTTACGCTGGCCGGTGTCGACGGAGCAGTCAAGGGCACACAGATTGCCTGCCCACTCAACTCTTGCTGATACGTTCATTGAGCGGGTTGTACATGATTGCTTCTTGTGTTTATGGTTGGATATGATTTAAATGGGTGTAATGATTTGAAAGCAGCGTATACCATTGATTTTCTTCTCAAATAATTGGATTCATGATGTTTATTGTGCAGAGAGTGATGATGCTACAGCTATCTTGAATTTCCCAGCCTACGCCTGCGGAACGGCAGTTGCCCAAGGGTACGATGTGGCCAGGGGTGTGTTGTAGGTGCCCAGGCTGTGAAAgtttctggtggtggtggtgttgaaaaAGATCTTTTGCACAAAGGGCAGGATCCCGTTACTGCTTCGGTCAGCATTTTCTTCCACACAAATTGATCAGGCATGCGGAAAACGTACAATCCGCTCATATCACAATGTCCTCCGCTCCTGACATTGATTCCAATCTTGTCCCCCGCCCCAAGCCAGTCATACACCACCTTGGCCGCTGGGAAAATGACGGTTGCCGTCCCTTTGCTGTTCACAAACTGGTCGCCCGTTCCCTGGTCGATAATCAACGCCCGCGGAGCGATGGCAGCGGCAATGGTGTGCGCGTCAAAGGGCAGGTTCTCGTGGTGGTTCATAAAACTCCCCAGCTTGGAATTCGACCACCACCCGGCACCCTGCTTGCTGTTCTCAAGGTTCTCGCCCTGCCCGGACAGCGTAAAGTACCGGTACGGTCCCAGCCCCTGAACGCCAGAAGACATGGGcatggtgacggtgatgcGCTTGTCAAACAGCCCCGCGACCAGGGCGGCTTTCCCCAGACGGGAGCAGCCAGTCACACCGACGCGATAGGGGTCGATCTCTGGGACGGTGAGCTGGATCGCGTCGAGGGTGCGGTGGAAGCCCCAGGCCCAGGCGGTCAGGACGCCAATGTCGCGGCCGTTGTAGATGCTCCAAAAGGCTCCCGTCTTAGAGTTGCTGTCGGGGGCCACGGTAGTGTAGTCGAACTGGGCGACGGCGATGCCGGCTTGGAGGTAGGGCTGATTTTGCATGCCGCCTATGTTGATCACGACGGGCGCCGGACGGGAGCTGCTCGCTCCGGAGGGCAGCTGGATGGTGGCCCTGAATGAGCCGCGTTTGTTTTGGGGACCCGTGACGGTGATTTGCAGGGTCGTGCCTGACCGGGTGGCTTCGACCTTTTCCTGGGTTGGGTCGGGGTAGTACCCGAATTGGTAttcttggaggagctggaggatcTCGGGTTGGCGGCACTGGTACCACTCAGCACGGGACTTGATGCGGTTGGGGGCGTTGCCGGTCATGACATCGCGGGCAAAGGTCGAGGAACCGGCGGcgttgtcggtggtggtgtactTTAACGGTAAAAAGGGGTCAGGGAGCGAGGACTGGAGTGGGAGTTGTTGCCAGGTCGGGAAGGGAGAAGGCAAGGGTGCGCATTGGACTTGACGGGGGGAGATCTCTTGGTCATTCTCACTAGATGCTGGTGCCGCAGCCGATAAAACGGCTGCTGTCGCCGCAGTGAAGAGAATGGAGTAACGCATGATGACTTGCTCTTGGACAGGTATCTAGCGATTTGCTCTTCAAGAAGTTGCACTCCGGCTTTGTCTGATATAAGACGGCCAAGAAAAGCTGGGGTACATCAACCTCGTGGCATTAATCCCCGAACCCGTGCATCCCGTCACCCGGATGCTTGGTCCTTGTGGGGTAGAGccgtgttgatgatgggttgatCCGTATTAGCCATATTGACGCGGCGTAAAAGGTGCCGGGCAAACAAGGCACTCTGGGAGTTCTGTCATGTAAATCAGAGGCTTGATCGGGAACAAGATTCAAAACACACAACGTGTGAGGGTTACAGTCTAGATTTATCCGTCTTGTGTTTCCACCAACTGCAATCACCTGGCGTTTGTTGTTCAATAAAGAAGAGAAATATTTCCTGAAACCAGGTATTATAGAACCGAACTGGGATGTTGAGAATCAGTTTTCAAACCTGACAGCACCTTTTCTCCAGAACCTCCTTTCAACCGGCCGTCACTTCATTCCAGGAACATGACAACAGGGCCGGACCCCTAAACCTTCTGGGCCGCCTTTTCATCCTCATACTGAACAGTGAATTCAGTGACCTGGGCAATGCCGTTCTTGCCTGGGTTCACCTTCTCCCCGTTCTGCACCAGGATTCCTCGGTCGCTCTGGTCGTCGTCACCCAGTCGGTGAAGCTCGAGATCGCTGCTGGTGGGGGCGGGCCggctggagatggtgatCATTCTGCTGCGGTTGCCACTGGCACCGGTTTCCTTGACGTAGCCGCTGTGGTATTGTCTCGAGGTTTTTGCGTCACGAACGAGAACACGAAGCATGGGGATAGAGGCGGCGATGATCGAAGCGGAAACCTCGGCGTTGCCCCAAATCCAAAGGTCAATGGCGTCGGCTATTTTAAGGTCGGTCAGCAAAACGTCCTTCTCTACAGCAGTCTGGGGGACCTACCAAAATCCTCAGACAACATGACATTGACCATGCtggtcttgatgatggccgtGATGCCAGCAAAAATACCCATGCTCATGGCGATACCCACACCGATCTTCTCGCTGTTTCTCATCTGGAGGCCCCAGAGGAACTTCCACGGGAGCATGGCAAGTGTCAAGTCCATAAAGGCCGAATACGAACCCGAAAAGATGTTGTAGCGAACCAAGATGTGCGGCGCCCAGCACGTGCCCTCGACGAACATGTCCCAGACTTTTTGGATAGGCGTGCAAGAGACCCAGGGAAACAAGGCGGACAGGCCCATGGCGATGttcatgctgatgatgcagaACCAGGTGACCTTTTTGATCCAGCCGTCGGTGAGGTGAAGCAAGGTGATGCCGAAGGATGTCTTGGACCACACGGCAGCCGTGACGGAGAGGGTGCCCGAAATGTTCATGGGAAGCAAAAGGTGAATCATGTTCTCCATGGGGAAATCCCAAATGTGTTTGCCGTATCCCATTGTGGTCATGTaggtcatcaaggaagaTTCGGCGGTGATGCACAACTTGGCTCACGCGTCAGCACTAGGGACCTAGACAAGAGAATTGGGGGTATCGTGAGACTTACGATAGCTCCAATGAGAAAGTAATCATCCCACCACAAACTCTGCCTCTTGAGCATCCGGCAGTAGAGTCTCAGAGCCAAAAAGGCGCCAGCG
It encodes the following:
- a CDS encoding uncharacterized protein (EggNog:ENOG503NWV0; CAZy:CE15; COG:S); translation: MRYSILFTAATAAVLSAAAPASSENDQEISPRQVQCAPLPSPFPTWQQLPLQSSLPDPFLPLKYTTTDNAAGSSTFARDVMTGNAPNRIKSRAEWYQCRQPEILQLLQEYQFGYYPDPTQEKVEATRSGTTLQITVTGPQNKRGSFRATIQLPSGASSSRPAPVVINIGGMQNQPYLQAGIAVAQFDYTTVAPDSNSKTGAFWSIYNGRDIGVLTAWAWGFHRTLDAIQLTVPEIDPYRVGVTGCSRLGKAALVAGLFDKRITVTMPMSSGVQGLGPYRYFTLSGQGENLENSKQGAGWWSNSKLGSFMNHHENLPFDAHTIAAAIAPRALIIDQGTGDQFVNSKGTATVIFPAAKVVYDWLGAGDKIGINVRSGGHCDMSGFNGILPFVQKIFFNTTTTRNFHSLGTYNTPLATSYPWATAVPQA
- a CDS encoding uncharacterized protein (EggNog:ENOG503PCN0; COG:S); amino-acid sequence: MADVVLTTQEDGTKPDQFATPVELTPAELAALPHDDAGPKLVACVWTLTCVAGAFLALRLYCRMLKRQSLWWDDYFLIGAILCITAESSLMTYMTTMGYGKHIWDFPMENMIHLLLPMNISGTLSVTAAVWSKTSFGITLLHLTDGWIKKVTWFCIISMNIAMGLSALFPWVSCTPIQKVWDMFVEGTCWAPHILVRYNIFSGSYSAFMDLTLAMLPWKFLWGLQMRNSEKIGVGIAMSMGIFAGITAIIKTSMVNVMLSEDFADAIDLWIWGNAEVSASIIAASIPMLRVLVRDAKTSRQYHSGYVKETGASGNRSRMITISSRPAPTSSDLELHRLGDDDQSDRGILVQNGEKVNPGKNGIAQVTEFTVQYEDEKAAQKV